GGCGGACATATTGGAATAATAAAAAACTTGCCCACGGCTGCAAAAGGACTGAACGCAATAACTTTTGGAGCGAATTTGCCGAAGATTGCTGTTGTGAATTTTCTTCTGTACCAGAAAAAGGCCCTGCACTATTAAGTAGAATTAAACCCATCGTCGATTGGGGATATTCTGCTGCTACACATAAAGAAGCATAACCACCAAGAGAATTCCCTGCCAATACTGTAGGCTGCTTGATCACCTCCGTAATAAAATCATGTAGTTGTTCTTGCCAAAGGTTACCGCTATATTCTTGTTTTGGCTTGGCTGAACGTCCAAATCCTAATAAGTCGATCGCCCAAACCTGAAACTGTTCTTGTAACTGGAAAATATTTTTACGCCAATGATCGGTAGACGCGCCAAAACCATGTACTAATAGTAAAGGTGGTTTCTTAGATGGTTCTCCAGCACAGACATAATAAATAGAGTTGCCTCGCCATTGCCAGTAAGTACCTGGAAAAGATTGCATGGTTGGTGGATAAATTGTCGGCATTTTAAATTTAAAATATTCTATTATTAACTTGTGTTAACTTCTTTATTGTACAGTTTTGTCTGATTGAGGGTGTTCTCAAAAAACAATTTTAATCATGACTGAGTTATTAATAAGGTTGATAAAGTTAAGAAAATTAATAGGTTTGACTAATATAAAGTGTAGTTCAAGTTTTTTTGGGCTTAAATTAAAATAGAACTGTAAAAAACTCTGCCAATATGGGCTGCAATTACCTAATGGCGATGGCTTAAAGTTTAGGTAATTAAAAAAATCCTCAAAAAACTACATGAGGAATTGTTCAACAAAAAAAAGAAATTTTAAAGGAGAAATAGTTGTGTCCCTGGGAACTTCTGTAATAGATAAAAGTTCAACTTCAACTGTGCGCAAGCACGCACCGCGCTATAAAGTTTTACTCCATAATGACGATTTCAACTCAATGGAGTATGTAGTTCAGGTTTTAATGGAGACTGTCAGCGGTATGACTCAGCCTCAAGCAGTTAATATTATGATGGAAACTCACAATAGCGGAGTTGGTTTAGTTATTACCTGTGCATTAGAACACGCTGAATTTTATTCCGAAACTCTGTGTAATCATGGCTTGACCAGCACCATTGAGCCTGACGAATAATTAAGCTTTGATAATGTTATGGTTAGGCTTGTTAACCATAGATAATTAATTGCCGTATACTTCGAGATTTAAAAAAATATCCCAATTCTCAACACCAATAAGATTAATCATCTTTATTGGTGCTTTATCCTGTTTATGGCTACCCCTAGCAATGCCAATTTACTGGCTACTACGCGAAGATAGTAATTTAGTTAGTATTTTAACTATGACATTGCTGTTTGGAGAATTGCTGGTTTTGTGGCGATTTTGGGGCAGGTTGGTATATGGTGAAACGCATATTTTTGCTCACTATGGTTTAGTTAGCAATACTAAAAATGGTCGAGAATTTCTTCAAGGTTTAGCGATTGGCTTTTGGCTGTGCCTGGCTTTATTTATTTTAGAAGTACTTGTAGGGTGGATAGAAGTTGTTACACCTTCAGTTAATCTGATTAAAATTACTGTCGAAGGCTTTTTCAGTGCAGTGGGAATCAGCTTAGCAGAAGAATTGTTGTTTCGTGGCTGGTTACTTGATGAGCTACAGCGAGATTACGAGCAAAAAATTTGTCTTTGGGTTAGTGCGATCGCTTATGCCATAGCTCATTTTTTCAAGCCGATTGAGGAGATAATTCGCACTGCGGTAACTTTTCCCGCTTTAGTTTTGCTGGGAATAGCTTTGGTATTAGCTAAATATCGGCATGGCGATCGCTTGGGCATCTGTATTGGTATTCATGCAGGGTTAGTTTGGGGCTACTACATTGTTAATGTTGGTCGGTTGGTTGAATATACTAATCGAGTTCCAGTCTGGGTTACGGGAATTGATGCTAATCCAATCGCTGGGTTAATGGGACTGTTTTTTTTATCGGGTTTAACTTTGGGGGTAATATCCAGGGATCAATGTAAATAGGTATCGCGATTGTTCTATTGCAGGGAGATTGTGTTTGGGTTAGTGCGATCGCTTGGGGATATTATTATCAAAAACTCACTAACAACACATACCAACAACTTCATCCTCCATCCACATCGATTTTTAGACTATTTTCCTGCCTCAATTGCTCGTAAGGCAGCCTTAATCAACTGAAAATAAGGCTCTTTAGTTACATTAACTTCTTGAGCTTCGTCTCTGGTTTTACCCAACAAGCCTGTGCGATCGCCTTGACTAACCGCTAAAATTTTGCCGCGATCGTTTCTAATCCGCAATTCTTTAACTGTTTTACTGCATACATAAATTCTCCCACTATAGGTAAACACCGCTTTTTGGACATTACCATTTTCAATTTTTTTATTCAAAACAATAATATTGTTGTTTGGTTGTGATTGAGGCAGTTTAACCCCGACTAACTCTAATTCAATATTAGTATTGCCCTGCCAGTGATTCTCTTGCAACTTGTAAGCAATGTCTAAACATTCGGGTAACGGACAGTATTCGCCCCATCGCCAAGCTACGGCTTTAATTTGAGTTGAAGAATCGGGTTCTTGTAAAGTTAACTTTAAATGACTTTGAGTTTTACCGATCGCTCTTTGCTCGACAACTTTAACATTGGGTGTCCAGAACACAGGGGTGCTATTGCCAATACCCCAAGGCTGCAAGCTTTCAATTTGTTGATAAAGTTCAAAATCAACCTGTCCTAAGCTAGCTTGAGCGTCTATTTTTACCAGTGGTTTAAGGTGTTCCACTTCCAGGCACATATAAGCAAACTCACTTAGTCTTTGTTTCACCTGTTCTAAATTATCGGCGGCAAAACTAAAGCCACCCGCTGCGCGATGTCCGCCAAATTTGCCTAATAAATCGCTGCAATAGTTAAGAGCATCAAATACGTTAAACTCATCAATACTTCTAGCAGATCCGCGAATCATTCGAGGAGATGTTGGCGCATCTGCTTCTACTGGCTCATGATCTTCATAAGTACCAATAAACACAGGGACACCATAACGTTCCACTAATCGCGATGCGACTATACCAATCACGCCATGATGCCAGCCTGCTGCTACTACTACCAAAACTCGATCACGCTGCCAAGAAATCGGTGTAGATTCAACTAGAGCGATCGCTTCTTTTTCAATTTGCTCACATAGTTGACGACGATGCTGATTGATTTGTTCGCACTGCATCGCCCTCATCTTGGCTACTTCAGGATCGTCGGTAGTTAGTAGCTCAATGACCATTTGTGGATCGCCAATTCGCCCTACAGCATTAATTCTAGGCCCTAAGCGAAAGCCAATATCATCGGGTTTGAGCTGTTTTTGCGCTTCATCTACTCCCGCTACCTGCATTAATGCTTGAATACCCAGTAATTGTGAATTAGGCAAGGCTCGTAAACCACGCTTGAGCCAACGGCGATTAACCCCCACTAAGGGGGCAAGATCGGCGATTGTTCCCAGGGTAAACAGTTCCATAATGGGGTTAGTTAAACCCTTTAATTTGCCTAGGCTTTGAGCAGTAGCGATCGCTAAAATATAGGCTACTCCTACCCCTGCTAATCCTTTGTAGGGAGAACTATCTGGTAATAGCTTGGGATTAAGAATGGCATCGGCGGGAGGGAGTTTTTCTGGCAAGTCGTGATGATCGGTGATAATTACGCTTAAGCCTAACTCGATTGCCCTGGCAACAGGTTCATAAGCAGAAATACCGTTATCTACCGTGAGAATCAAACCGACACCGTTTTCGGCAAATTCTTCAACGATTCGATTATTAATACCGTAACCGTCTTTCATGCGGCTGGGAATAGCATAATCTACCTTTGCTCCCAAATGTTTTAAGGCGCGTAACAGTAATGCAGTACTAGTCATGCCATCAGCATCATAGTCTCCACAGATGGCAATTTGTTCTTCATCAGCGATCGCATTCTTGATTAGCTCAACGCTTGCCTCTAAATCCACAAACTCCACCAAGGGAGAAGGCAAATCCTGAGATTCTGGCTCAATGTAGGTGTGAGCTTCGTCAGCTGTAGCTATATCGCGATTAATTATTACCTGCGCTACCAAGGGCAATAAGCCAGTAGAAACGCTTAACTCCTGAGCTTTGTCGGGTTGAGGCGTGGCAATGTGCCATCTTTGGTTTGGCAAACGTTGACGAAGAGGATAATCTTGATAGGCTTGGCGATCGCTCATTACGAGAATTTAAAGATTTACAGGGGCAACCAAAAGTATAGCAAGATTAGCTCTCAGCCTTTAAAACAGTTTAATCGAGTGGCTAGTTGCTAAAATTTTCGGCCGATTCCAATTCTTCTGGTCCCAAATTTGATTTGATTAACTGTTGCAGCTGTTTTTTCCAATCTCGACCAAGCTGCACCGTAATGTCAGAATTAAGTTCTCCTGTACTTTCTACCACCACTTCTCCGACACCGAGAATTGAACGCACTTGTTCGGCTGCTTCATCATCTCCTGATTGAGCAATCACTCTAGTTTTAGCCAAGGGATCTTGCCAATTTTTGCTAGCGTTTACTCTGGTGTAACCTGCTTCTCTAAGCTTATCTAAAGCTGACTGTAACACTTCTTGATTCTCGGTGCTGTCCTGCACTGAGATTCTCATGCGAGGATTACTGATGTCGGGTATACCTTCTAAGCTAGCATATTGGTTATTAGCAATCGCCCCGTCATCTCGATCTCTAGGTAAATTAAAATGCTTAGTCATTAACTGATTAATATTCTGATAGTTAGGCAGCCAATAGCTAACAGATTCATCGGCGCTATTAAAGTCTCCAGGTAACATCATCATTTTGATTTGAGATCGCTCAATTTGCGAAGCGAAATTTGATAAAGCCATTAATTCTCGAACAGTTAAATTAGTATCTAAATGAGATTGAATTATCGCAAGTAATTTAGGAATTTTAACGACCGTGGCGGGTTTAAGCGTTTGCTCTACTGCCGAACGCATCAACATTTGCTGGCGTTGCACTCGCGAGATATCGCCATACTCATCATAGCGATAACGTAAAAATTGCATTGATTTGTCGCCATCTAAATGCTGAATGCCTTTTTTCAGGTCGATATAGAGATGTTGGCTAAAGTCGTTGTACTTCATATCTTTAGGTACATTAACCGTAACCCCACCCAAAGCGTCAATTAACTTTTCCACTCCCTGAACGTTAACCCGCACATAGCGATCGATATTTATACCACCCAGCAATTCACTCGCTACCGCGGCAGTTAAAGCAGGACCACCATATTTATTAGCATGATTAATTTTTCTGACGCCATATCTTTCAATATAAACACGGGTATCCCTGGGAATAGATAACACGGACACTTTCTCTTGTTTGGGATCGAACCTCAACAGCAACATACTGTCACTTAGACCCTCAAACGAGTTGACTAAGTATTGATAGCCAACATCTTTTTTTTGGTATTTAATTCCTTCATTGTCTAAGTCAGAACTAATAACCTTGATCCCTAAGACTAAAATATTTACAGGACGTTTTAATTCTGGCAGGTTTAGGTTTTTAGCAGTCACTGTTTCTGTTTGACTAAAAACTTGTTGTTCTTCGTTACTCAGGTTTGCTTGCTGTAAGGGGGATGCAGTCGATAGAGCTACGGCTAAAAATGCACCAACTGCTGCCGAAACGACAGATACACTAGCCAAACCAAACCCAACTAAAATAGCTCTTCTCTTGTTCAATTTCTTCTTTTGGTTTTTAAGGGGGTAGTTAATCGAATTAGATTGAGCAGTAGTTTTCTTTCCCGAAGGAGTTGATTGATAGGCTTTTCTAAATGGCACTGTATACCCTCACGCTAAATAAAAATTAAGATATGTATAAACACAAATGTAATTTGATTGATATTAACAGCTATTTGCCAGAAAAAATACCCAGGCTAAAAACTACAATCAAGACCAACTGAACGAAAATTTTAACTAATAATTCATTTTGCTTGGTTACTGCATACTCAGAAAATATTGACTAATTTTAGCTTCTTTATTAGAGTAACGACAGGTTCGCTGCGCCAGCAATTTTAACGGTCTATTATCTTGCCAGATAATTGTTAAGACTTAGTTCATCTCGTTGCGAGAAAATAAACTTTGTTTGCCCAAACGAGACATGAGAAAAGTACAGGTCAAAAAATAGACTGTAGTAATCATGGCATTAGCGTAAAGCAGACGGAAAGATACGATTTCCGACGAGGCATTACCTGCACCCCAAGAAAATAGACCGTAGCAACTTAGCCAAATCAGAATAAGATTAATCGATAGTCGGCTAATTTTTTGTTGCTGGCGCAGCGAAGTTGTCGCGTTTGTCATATCTTCTTCTGAACTGAGTGAAGGATCGCTTTTAGCTCGATATAGAGTCCAGATAGCGGGAATTACCCCCACAATTGGTAGGAGATAAATCCAAAGCTGAAGATGTTGCTCGGTTTTTCTTTGAATATAAAATTGCTTGCTCATGATATTTTTACTAAATCGCCGATTCAGGTGTAATGCTCGAACCAATTAAAAGTAAGATTAGCGCGATTGTCTTAGCTGGAGGAGAAAGTTCTCGCATGGGAAGAGACAAAGCTCTGTTAGATTTGGGTGGCAACACGCTGCTAAATCATGTTTGTTCGATCGCCAGTGAATGCGCTAGTCAAACTTATGTGGTGACACCTTGGATTGAAAAATATCTGAGTGTCGTTCCTTCTAGTTGCCAATTAGTTAGAGAAAAGCTAATTTTAAACTCCAAATCTAATATTCCTCTAATTGGTTTTATTCAAGGAATGCAGCTAGTTAAGACAGAATGGGTCTTATTATTAGCTTGCGATTTACCTTATTTGTCTTCGTCTCAAGTAAAACAGTGGTCGCTAGCTTTGGCAACAGTATTACCCACAGAAATTGCCCTTTTGCCCCGCAGTGTTAAAGGATGGGAGCCTTTATGTGGTTTTTATCGTCGCAGATCCCTCGCTTCACTGAAAGCCTATCAGGGAAATGGAGGTCAATCTTTTCAATCTTGGTTAGCCGTACATCCCGTGAAAGAATTATCATTAAGCGATCGCCACTGTCTTTTTAACTGCAATACTCCCGAAGACTGGGAATCAGTATAAGGATCAAGGCTAAAAGCCAGCAATTGGTCACGAAAAAGTTATTGTCTAAAATAGACAACACTTTAAAATTATTACTAAAGTACTAAAGTAAGAAGTTTTAAAAATGCCCAAACCTACTCAGGCTCACTTAGAGCGAACCATCAATAAAAACGATTCCCTAGAAGTCAGGCAAAAAACCCTCAGCCAGATGCAATACTATATGGGAGCAAAATTAGTCGAGGTCAGGATAGATCCTCAAAAAGTAATTTATCGTTGGTCAATTAAAAATCAGGCAGACCAGCAAATCTGTACCCTCAGCGCTTTTTGGGGCGAATCTCAACGCAAGCTGCTTTCTGGGGAAGAACCCCTAACTGGAGAAGAATTAACTAACTGTGCTAGAGCCAACGCTTCGGCTGGCGTAGAAATGGCTGCCAAGCTATGTGGCTTTGGTTCAGATACGGCGGGTTTCCAAACCAAGTTACAAAAAACTGCTCGAGAATTAGAACTGCCCTTAAATTCATTTAAGCAGTTAATTCCCTAATTAACTTCAGACTGACATTGATTTTTCAACTATGTCAGGTATAGCATCTTTAGAGCTATGGTTACTGAAAGAATCTTCAAATTTTACGGGGGTCAAATTTACGGCACAAGCCTTTAATTCTGGCTGCAA
Above is a genomic segment from Coleofasciculaceae cyanobacterium containing:
- a CDS encoding alpha/beta fold hydrolase, encoding MQSFPGTYWQWRGNSIYYVCAGEPSKKPPLLLVHGFGASTDHWRKNIFQLQEQFQVWAIDLLGFGRSAKPKQEYSGNLWQEQLHDFITEVIKQPTVLAGNSLGGYASLCVAAEYPQSTMGLILLNSAGPFSGTEENSQQQSSANSLQKLLRSVLLQPWASFLLFQYVRRRSIIRKTLNNVYFDPSAVTEQLVEDIYRPSCDRGAAEVFNAVFKTSQGEKVDVLLKKMECPLLLLWGEKDPWINAREKGTKFRQYYPQLKEYYLEAGHCPHDESPEEVNTLIADWVLAINELQS
- the clpS gene encoding ATP-dependent Clp protease adapter ClpS, whose translation is MGTSVIDKSSTSTVRKHAPRYKVLLHNDDFNSMEYVVQVLMETVSGMTQPQAVNIMMETHNSGVGLVITCALEHAEFYSETLCNHGLTSTIEPDE
- a CDS encoding CPBP family intramembrane glutamic endopeptidase, coding for MTLLFGELLVLWRFWGRLVYGETHIFAHYGLVSNTKNGREFLQGLAIGFWLCLALFILEVLVGWIEVVTPSVNLIKITVEGFFSAVGISLAEELLFRGWLLDELQRDYEQKICLWVSAIAYAIAHFFKPIEEIIRTAVTFPALVLLGIALVLAKYRHGDRLGICIGIHAGLVWGYYIVNVGRLVEYTNRVPVWVTGIDANPIAGLMGLFFLSGLTLGVISRDQCK
- the recJ gene encoding single-stranded-DNA-specific exonuclease RecJ: MSDRQAYQDYPLRQRLPNQRWHIATPQPDKAQELSVSTGLLPLVAQVIINRDIATADEAHTYIEPESQDLPSPLVEFVDLEASVELIKNAIADEEQIAICGDYDADGMTSTALLLRALKHLGAKVDYAIPSRMKDGYGINNRIVEEFAENGVGLILTVDNGISAYEPVARAIELGLSVIITDHHDLPEKLPPADAILNPKLLPDSSPYKGLAGVGVAYILAIATAQSLGKLKGLTNPIMELFTLGTIADLAPLVGVNRRWLKRGLRALPNSQLLGIQALMQVAGVDEAQKQLKPDDIGFRLGPRINAVGRIGDPQMVIELLTTDDPEVAKMRAMQCEQINQHRRQLCEQIEKEAIALVESTPISWQRDRVLVVVAAGWHHGVIGIVASRLVERYGVPVFIGTYEDHEPVEADAPTSPRMIRGSARSIDEFNVFDALNYCSDLLGKFGGHRAAGGFSFAADNLEQVKQRLSEFAYMCLEVEHLKPLVKIDAQASLGQVDFELYQQIESLQPWGIGNSTPVFWTPNVKVVEQRAIGKTQSHLKLTLQEPDSSTQIKAVAWRWGEYCPLPECLDIAYKLQENHWQGNTNIELELVGVKLPQSQPNNNIIVLNKKIENGNVQKAVFTYSGRIYVCSKTVKELRIRNDRGKILAVSQGDRTGLLGKTRDEAQEVNVTKEPYFQLIKAALRAIEAGK
- a CDS encoding LCP family protein — protein: MPFRKAYQSTPSGKKTTAQSNSINYPLKNQKKKLNKRRAILVGFGLASVSVVSAAVGAFLAVALSTASPLQQANLSNEEQQVFSQTETVTAKNLNLPELKRPVNILVLGIKVISSDLDNEGIKYQKKDVGYQYLVNSFEGLSDSMLLLRFDPKQEKVSVLSIPRDTRVYIERYGVRKINHANKYGGPALTAAVASELLGGINIDRYVRVNVQGVEKLIDALGGVTVNVPKDMKYNDFSQHLYIDLKKGIQHLDGDKSMQFLRYRYDEYGDISRVQRQQMLMRSAVEQTLKPATVVKIPKLLAIIQSHLDTNLTVRELMALSNFASQIERSQIKMMMLPGDFNSADESVSYWLPNYQNINQLMTKHFNLPRDRDDGAIANNQYASLEGIPDISNPRMRISVQDSTENQEVLQSALDKLREAGYTRVNASKNWQDPLAKTRVIAQSGDDEAAEQVRSILGVGEVVVESTGELNSDITVQLGRDWKKQLQQLIKSNLGPEELESAENFSN
- a CDS encoding molybdenum cofactor guanylyltransferase, translating into MLEPIKSKISAIVLAGGESSRMGRDKALLDLGGNTLLNHVCSIASECASQTYVVTPWIEKYLSVVPSSCQLVREKLILNSKSNIPLIGFIQGMQLVKTEWVLLLACDLPYLSSSQVKQWSLALATVLPTEIALLPRSVKGWEPLCGFYRRRSLASLKAYQGNGGQSFQSWLAVHPVKELSLSDRHCLFNCNTPEDWESV